In Pseudomonas poae, a single genomic region encodes these proteins:
- a CDS encoding spore coat U domain-containing protein: MRGKGRLWGLLVAASLGMAGQVHAACSVVATSPASFGSVSSMSVLTTVQPSSTPNAGLSCAPLLLSVLGSGDHFIATVTGSTQGGMLGPTGDVIRYTLYANNTTTYPMTRGTAFDFGGSGGIAQSYGLVFGPGTKTLPLYLGSLTGSNVAAGLYSETLSIVWSWNYCSGINLIGVCLGRDTGTNTATLTVSMLVTNDCQITTPPISFGSAPVVSGFSTVTGQASVNCTKGSAYTVGLSDGQHPVSVGGRRQMISGTNLLAYDIFVSAGTTRWGSVGATRRASGTADVNPGNGLGTGSQIFNYNAKIYTDQPTPPGGTYLDNVILDVGF; this comes from the coding sequence GCTACCTCACCGGCCAGTTTTGGCTCGGTGAGTTCGATGTCGGTGCTCACCACGGTGCAGCCCAGTTCCACCCCCAACGCCGGCTTGAGCTGCGCACCGCTGTTGCTGTCGGTGCTGGGGAGTGGCGACCACTTCATCGCTACTGTCACGGGGTCGACCCAGGGCGGAATGCTTGGGCCGACGGGCGACGTGATCCGCTATACCCTCTATGCCAACAACACCACGACCTATCCGATGACACGCGGTACCGCGTTCGACTTTGGCGGCAGTGGTGGTATCGCTCAGTCTTATGGGCTGGTGTTTGGCCCCGGCACAAAGACCCTCCCGCTGTACCTGGGCAGCCTCACGGGTAGCAACGTGGCAGCGGGCTTGTACAGCGAAACCCTGAGCATTGTCTGGAGCTGGAACTATTGCTCGGGCATTAACCTGATCGGCGTCTGCCTGGGCCGCGACACTGGGACCAATACGGCCACGTTGACCGTCAGCATGCTGGTGACCAACGACTGCCAGATCACCACGCCCCCCATCAGCTTCGGCAGCGCGCCGGTGGTCAGTGGTTTTTCCACCGTGACCGGTCAGGCCAGCGTCAACTGCACCAAGGGCAGTGCCTATACCGTCGGCCTCAGTGATGGCCAGCACCCGGTCAGCGTGGGAGGGCGACGGCAGATGATTTCCGGTACCAACCTGTTGGCCTACGACATTTTTGTGAGTGCCGGAACCACCCGCTGGGGCAGTGTGGGCGCGACGCGACGGGCCAGTGGCACGGCTGACGTCAACCCCGGTAACGGCCTGGGTACCGGCAGCCAGATCTTCAACTACAACGCCAAGATCTACACCGACCAGCCAACACCACCGGGCGGCACCTATCTGGATAACGTGATCCTGGACGTCGGGTTCTAG
- a CDS encoding sigma-70 family RNA polymerase sigma factor: MHELDEQLRELIPRLRRFAVSLTRHASSADDLVQSTLERAITRWADKRLEGDLRAWLFSILYRQFLDAHRRSRRYARMLEFFTGRDDAQPSVERTVIAQSTLQAFDQLTTEQRALLLWVSVEGLSYKEVAEILDVPIGTVMSRLSRARQALRQLSDGEIASPSLRILK; the protein is encoded by the coding sequence ATGCATGAACTCGACGAACAGTTACGTGAACTCATCCCCAGGCTGCGGCGCTTTGCCGTGTCCCTGACCCGTCACGCCAGCAGCGCCGACGACTTGGTGCAATCGACCCTGGAACGGGCAATCACCCGTTGGGCCGATAAACGCCTGGAAGGTGATCTGCGCGCGTGGCTGTTCTCGATCCTTTACCGGCAGTTCCTCGACGCCCACCGCCGCTCGCGGCGCTATGCCCGCATGCTGGAATTCTTTACTGGCCGTGATGACGCGCAGCCGTCGGTGGAACGCACGGTCATCGCCCAGTCGACCCTGCAAGCCTTCGATCAACTCACCACTGAGCAACGCGCGCTGTTGCTGTGGGTATCGGTGGAGGGTTTGAGCTACAAAGAGGTCGCCGAGATCCTCGATGTGCCCATCGGCACCGTGATGTCGCGCCTGTCCCGGGCACGCCAAGCCCTGCGCCAACTCAGTGATGGCGAAATTGCCAGCCCTTCCCTGCGGATACTCAAATGA
- a CDS encoding cytochrome b — translation MNAQPRFFAPLARLLHWLMALMIIAMLFIGAGLAASVSERHEWLIHLHKPLGIAILALVIVRLVVRFSTQQPPLPADLPLWQVLAAKASHLVLYGLMLVLPLLGWAMISAAGDPVMLSSSVQLPALVGANAPLFAVLRKAHGYLAYLLFLTVLLHLAAALFHGLIRRDGVLQSMTGTKP, via the coding sequence ATGAATGCTCAACCACGGTTTTTTGCTCCGTTGGCGCGCCTGCTGCACTGGTTGATGGCGCTGATGATCATCGCCATGTTGTTTATCGGCGCAGGCTTGGCGGCATCGGTTTCGGAACGGCATGAGTGGTTGATCCACCTGCACAAACCGCTGGGGATTGCGATTTTGGCGTTGGTGATCGTGCGGCTGGTGGTGCGCTTTTCCACGCAGCAACCGCCGTTGCCCGCTGACTTGCCGTTGTGGCAAGTGCTTGCGGCCAAGGCGTCCCATCTGGTGTTGTACGGCTTGATGCTGGTGTTGCCGTTGCTGGGCTGGGCAATGATTTCAGCCGCGGGGGACCCGGTGATGCTCAGCAGTTCGGTGCAGTTGCCGGCGCTGGTGGGGGCCAATGCGCCGTTGTTTGCGGTGTTGCGCAAGGCCCATGGGTATCTCGCCTACCTGTTGTTTCTGACGGTGCTGCTGCACCTTGCGGCGGCGCTGTTCCATGGGTTGATCCGCCGCGATGGTGTGCTGCAGAGCATGACCGGCACCAAACCCTAG
- a CDS encoding DUF3077 domain-containing protein produces MTTSPSHLPEPPGHDELHDMRSSGAAQRALDYYLKEELSAQHPDGALFAIKPGISQEEALVHASDLLRSAAATAYESASSHQGNQRDLAFSVVYLIDMAKAMVERSLQAPEAQANA; encoded by the coding sequence ATGACGACAAGCCCCAGCCACCTGCCAGAACCACCTGGACACGATGAACTGCACGACATGCGCAGCAGCGGCGCAGCCCAACGTGCGCTGGACTATTACCTGAAAGAAGAACTGTCGGCGCAACACCCGGACGGGGCGTTGTTTGCGATAAAACCCGGCATCAGCCAGGAAGAAGCCCTGGTACATGCCTCTGACCTGCTACGCAGCGCCGCCGCTACCGCTTATGAATCAGCAAGCAGCCATCAGGGCAACCAACGTGACCTGGCGTTTTCCGTGGTGTATTTGATTGATATGGCGAAGGCGATGGTGGAGCGATCGTTGCAGGCGCCAGAGGCTCAAGCGAACGCATAA
- a CDS encoding helix-turn-helix domain-containing protein, protein MDNWIALVKANMKERKVTQGELAERLGMTQGGVGHWLNKRRVPSLEDMNRLLRELGLGDLEVVLEIRERSEDEPRSPQKHYNPYFRYPVNEWKGLCEVREERATYGSQRFELTDYHAAGEAYWLPVTGDAMTAPSGLSISAGMMILVDPAITAEPGKLVVAQWADSAQATFRQLREESGQLYLVPLNPTYPKVLFTDDCRVLGVVVQATAKF, encoded by the coding sequence ATGGATAACTGGATAGCGTTGGTCAAGGCCAACATGAAAGAGCGCAAGGTCACTCAGGGCGAGCTAGCTGAACGCTTGGGCATGACCCAGGGCGGCGTGGGCCACTGGCTCAACAAGCGACGGGTACCGAGCCTGGAAGACATGAACCGCCTGCTCCGCGAGTTGGGGCTCGGTGATCTGGAAGTGGTGCTGGAGATTCGCGAACGCAGCGAAGATGAACCCCGGTCACCGCAAAAACACTACAACCCGTATTTCCGCTATCCGGTCAACGAATGGAAAGGCCTGTGCGAAGTCCGTGAAGAACGTGCAACGTATGGTTCGCAGCGCTTCGAACTGACGGATTACCACGCCGCAGGCGAAGCCTACTGGTTACCCGTCACGGGCGACGCCATGACCGCGCCCAGCGGCTTGAGCATCAGTGCAGGCATGATGATTCTGGTGGACCCGGCGATTACCGCCGAACCCGGAAAACTGGTAGTCGCCCAATGGGCCGATAGCGCCCAGGCGACCTTCCGCCAGTTACGCGAAGAGAGCGGCCAGCTTTACCTGGTGCCGCTCAATCCGACGTATCCCAAAGTCCTGTTCACCGACGACTGCCGCGTCCTTGGCGTCGTGGTGCAGGCGACAGCCAAGTTTTAA
- a CDS encoding gamma-carboxygeranoyl-CoA hydratase, whose protein sequence is MSDFNTLELITDSRGFATLWLSREAKNNAFNAQMIRELIIALDHVQGDPSCAFLVLRGRGKHFSAGADLAWMQQSAELDYHTNLDDARELAELMYNLAKLKIPTLAVVQGAAYGGALGLISCCDMAIGADDAQFCLSEVRIGLAPAVISPFVVQAIGERAARRYALTAERFGGQRAREIGLLAESYPSAELALHVEQWIANLLQNSPAAMRASKDLLREVGNGALTPALRRYCENAIARIRVSAEGQEGLRAFLQKRAPSWQAQEPRS, encoded by the coding sequence ATGAGCGATTTCAACACCCTCGAACTGATCACCGACAGCCGTGGCTTTGCCACGCTGTGGCTCAGTCGTGAAGCCAAGAACAACGCGTTCAATGCCCAAATGATCCGCGAACTGATCATCGCCCTCGACCACGTGCAGGGCGATCCCTCCTGCGCTTTTTTGGTGCTGCGCGGGCGCGGCAAGCATTTCAGCGCGGGTGCCGACCTGGCCTGGATGCAGCAATCGGCCGAGCTGGATTACCACACCAACCTGGACGACGCCCGTGAGCTGGCAGAACTGATGTACAACCTGGCCAAGCTGAAAATCCCGACCTTGGCGGTGGTGCAAGGCGCAGCCTACGGCGGCGCGCTGGGCCTGATCAGTTGCTGCGATATGGCGATTGGCGCCGATGATGCGCAGTTCTGCCTGTCGGAAGTGCGCATCGGCCTCGCCCCTGCGGTGATCAGCCCATTTGTTGTGCAAGCCATCGGCGAACGGGCGGCGCGGCGTTACGCACTGACCGCCGAACGCTTTGGCGGGCAGCGAGCGCGGGAAATCGGCTTGCTGGCGGAAAGCTACCCAAGCGCTGAATTGGCCCTGCACGTGGAACAGTGGATCGCCAACCTGCTGCAGAACAGCCCAGCGGCGATGCGCGCCAGCAAGGACCTGCTGCGAGAAGTCGGCAACGGCGCCCTTACCCCGGCCCTACGCCGCTATTGCGAAAATGCCATCGCGCGTATCCGTGTCAGCGCCGAGGGCCAGGAAGGATTGCGCGCGTTCCTGCAAAAACGTGCGCCGAGCTGGCAAGCACAGGAGCCGCGCTCATGA
- a CDS encoding isovaleryl-CoA dehydrogenase, producing MSYPSLNFALGETIDMLRDQVQSFVAKELAPRAAQIDSDNLFPVDMWRKFGDMGLLGITVPEEYGGAGLGYLAHVVAIEEISRGSASVGLSYGAHSNLCVNQINRNGTHAQKLKYLPKLISGEHIGALAMSEPNAGSDVVSMKLRADKRGDQYVLNGSKTWITNGPDANTYVIYAKTDLEKGPHGITAFIVERDWKGFSRGSKFDKLGMRGSNTCELFFDDVQVPEENILGSLNGGVKVLMSGLDYERVVLAGGPIGIMQSCMDLIVPYIHDRKQFGQSIGEFQLIQGKVADMYTQLNASRAYLYAVAQACERGETTRKDAAGVILFSSERATQMALDAIQILGGNGYINEFPAGRLLRDAKLYEIGAGTSEIRRMLIGRELFNETR from the coding sequence ATGAGTTACCCGTCCCTGAACTTCGCCCTCGGCGAAACCATCGACATGCTGCGCGATCAAGTGCAGTCCTTCGTGGCCAAGGAACTGGCACCCCGTGCGGCACAGATCGACAGTGACAACCTGTTTCCCGTCGATATGTGGCGCAAGTTCGGTGACATGGGCCTGCTGGGCATCACCGTGCCAGAGGAATACGGCGGCGCCGGCCTGGGCTACCTGGCGCACGTGGTCGCCATTGAAGAGATCAGCCGCGGCTCGGCCTCGGTGGGCTTGTCCTACGGCGCCCACTCCAACCTGTGCGTCAACCAGATCAACCGCAACGGCACGCACGCCCAGAAGCTCAAGTACCTGCCCAAACTGATCAGCGGCGAACACATCGGCGCGCTGGCCATGAGCGAGCCAAACGCCGGTTCCGACGTGGTCTCGATGAAGTTGCGCGCGGATAAACGCGGCGACCAGTACGTGCTCAACGGCAGCAAGACTTGGATCACCAACGGCCCCGACGCCAACACCTACGTGATCTACGCCAAGACCGACCTTGAAAAAGGCCCACACGGCATCACCGCCTTCATCGTCGAGCGCGACTGGAAAGGCTTCAGCCGGGGCAGCAAGTTCGACAAGCTGGGCATGCGCGGCTCCAACACCTGCGAGCTGTTTTTCGATGACGTGCAAGTGCCTGAGGAAAACATACTCGGTAGCCTCAACGGCGGCGTGAAAGTGTTGATGAGCGGCCTGGACTACGAGCGTGTGGTACTGGCCGGTGGCCCGATCGGCATCATGCAATCGTGCATGGACCTGATCGTGCCGTACATCCACGACCGCAAGCAGTTCGGCCAAAGCATCGGCGAGTTCCAACTGATCCAGGGCAAGGTCGCCGACATGTACACCCAGCTCAACGCCTCCCGCGCCTACCTGTACGCAGTGGCCCAGGCGTGCGAGCGCGGCGAGACCACGCGCAAGGACGCCGCTGGGGTGATTCTGTTCAGTTCCGAGCGCGCCACACAGATGGCCCTTGATGCAATCCAGATCCTCGGCGGCAACGGCTACATCAATGAATTCCCTGCCGGACGCCTGCTACGCGACGCCAAGCTGTACGAAATTGGCGCAGGCACCAGTGAGATCCGTCGGATGTTGATCGGTCGCGAACTCTTCAACGAAACCCGCTGA
- a CDS encoding AMP-binding protein: MEQPNQSYSRGSQDKTLLAMTIGHAFDRTAAHYPDGEALVVRHQQRRYTWRQLAEAVELHARAFIALGMQTGDRLGIWAPNCAEWCISQIASAKLGVILVNINPAYRSSELEYVLKQSGCQWLVCAGSFKSSDYHAMLLELKPDLRGMISLDQSPPPEFMPWSQLAALGAGVPPEQLQTRQASLHFDQPVNIQYTSGTTGFPKGATLSHHNILNNGYMVGESLGLTAQDRLVIPVPLYHCFGMVMGNLGCITHGTTMIYPNDGFDPLLTLTAVAEERATGLYGVPTMFIAMLDHPQLGDFDLSTLRTGIMAGATCPIEVMRRVISEMHMNEVQIAYGMTETSPVSLQTGANDDLERRVTTVGRTQPQLENKIIDPAGNTVARGEIGELCTRGYSVMLGYWNNPDATHEAIDDAGWMHTGDLASMDEQGYVCIAGRNKDMIIRGGENVYPRELEEFFFTHPAVADVQVIGIPDERYGEAIVAWVKFHPGHVANELELQTWCKGRIAHFKTPKHFKFVEEFPMTVTGKIQKFRMREISIEELRTRST, from the coding sequence ATGGAACAACCGAACCAGAGCTACAGCCGGGGCTCTCAGGACAAGACCTTGTTGGCCATGACCATTGGCCACGCCTTCGATAGAACCGCTGCGCACTACCCTGATGGCGAGGCGTTGGTGGTGCGCCATCAGCAGCGCCGCTACACCTGGCGGCAGCTGGCCGAGGCGGTTGAATTGCACGCACGTGCCTTTATTGCACTGGGCATGCAAACCGGCGACCGCCTGGGGATCTGGGCGCCCAACTGTGCCGAGTGGTGCATCAGCCAGATCGCCAGCGCCAAACTCGGGGTGATCCTGGTCAACATCAACCCGGCGTACCGCAGCAGTGAGTTGGAGTACGTGCTCAAGCAGTCCGGTTGCCAGTGGCTGGTCTGTGCCGGCTCGTTCAAGAGCTCCGATTACCACGCCATGCTGTTGGAGTTGAAGCCGGACCTGCGCGGTATGATCAGCCTGGACCAAAGCCCGCCGCCGGAGTTCATGCCCTGGTCGCAACTGGCGGCCCTCGGCGCTGGCGTTCCGCCCGAACAGTTACAGACGCGCCAAGCCAGCCTGCACTTCGACCAGCCCGTGAACATCCAGTACACCTCCGGCACCACCGGTTTCCCCAAGGGGGCCACCCTCAGTCACCACAACATCCTCAATAACGGCTACATGGTCGGCGAAAGCCTTGGCCTGACCGCGCAGGACCGCCTGGTGATTCCGGTGCCGCTGTACCACTGCTTCGGCATGGTGATGGGCAACCTGGGCTGCATCACCCACGGCACCACGATGATTTATCCGAATGACGGCTTCGACCCGCTGCTGACCCTCACTGCTGTCGCCGAAGAACGCGCCACCGGCCTGTACGGTGTGCCCACCATGTTCATCGCCATGCTCGATCATCCGCAACTTGGCGACTTTGACCTGTCAACTCTGCGCACCGGCATCATGGCCGGCGCCACATGCCCCATCGAAGTGATGCGCCGGGTGATCAGCGAGATGCACATGAATGAGGTGCAAATTGCCTACGGCATGACCGAAACCAGCCCGGTCTCGCTGCAGACCGGCGCCAACGACGACCTGGAACGCCGTGTCACCACAGTAGGGCGCACTCAGCCACAGCTGGAAAACAAGATCATCGACCCTGCCGGCAACACTGTCGCGCGCGGCGAGATCGGCGAGTTGTGCACCCGTGGCTACAGCGTGATGCTCGGCTACTGGAACAACCCCGACGCCACCCACGAAGCCATCGACGACGCCGGCTGGATGCACACCGGCGACCTGGCGAGCATGGATGAGCAGGGTTATGTGTGCATCGCCGGACGCAACAAGGACATGATCATTCGCGGAGGCGAAAACGTGTACCCGCGTGAGCTGGAAGAGTTTTTCTTCACTCATCCTGCGGTGGCGGATGTGCAGGTCATCGGCATTCCCGATGAGCGCTACGGCGAAGCCATCGTCGCCTGGGTCAAGTTCCATCCCGGTCACGTGGCCAATGAGCTTGAGTTGCAAACGTGGTGCAAGGGGCGGATCGCACACTTCAAGACGCCCAAGCATTTCAAGTTTGTGGAGGAGTTTCCGATGACAGTGACGGGCAAGATCCAGAAATTTCGCATGCGCGAGATTTCAATCGAGGAGCTGCGAACCCGATCTACCTGA
- a CDS encoding hydroxymethylglutaryl-CoA lyase, with protein MSLPSHVRLVEVGPRDGLQNEAQPISVADKVRLVDALSAAGLSYIEVGSFVSPKWVPQMAGSAEVFAQIQRKPGVTYGALAPNLRGFEDALAAGVKEVAVFAAASEAFSQRNINCSIGESLERFAPIMAAAKRHGISVRGYVSCVLGCPYEGEIAPEQVAAVARELYAMGCYEVSLGDTIGTGTAGATRRLFEVVGAQVPRDKLAGHFHDTYGQAVANIYASLLEGINVFDSSIAGLGGCPYAKGASGNVATEDVVYLLNGLGIETGIDLEALIGAGQQISSVLGRPSGSRVAKARNAG; from the coding sequence ATGTCCCTCCCCTCCCATGTGCGCCTGGTGGAAGTCGGCCCGCGCGACGGTTTGCAGAACGAAGCCCAACCTATCAGCGTGGCGGACAAGGTCCGGTTGGTGGACGCGCTGAGTGCCGCAGGCTTGAGCTATATCGAAGTGGGCAGTTTTGTCTCGCCCAAATGGGTACCGCAAATGGCCGGTTCTGCCGAGGTGTTTGCACAGATCCAGCGCAAGCCCGGGGTGACCTACGGCGCACTGGCGCCGAACCTGCGTGGCTTTGAGGACGCGTTGGCGGCCGGCGTCAAGGAAGTCGCGGTGTTTGCAGCAGCGTCCGAGGCGTTTTCGCAGCGCAACATCAATTGCTCCATCGGTGAAAGCCTGGAGCGCTTCGCCCCGATCATGGCGGCGGCCAAGAGACATGGCATCAGTGTGCGTGGGTATGTGTCCTGCGTTTTGGGTTGCCCCTACGAAGGTGAGATCGCCCCGGAGCAAGTCGCGGCGGTCGCGCGGGAACTGTATGCCATGGGTTGCTACGAAGTGTCGCTGGGCGACACCATCGGCACCGGCACCGCAGGCGCCACGCGGCGGTTGTTCGAGGTGGTGGGCGCTCAAGTGCCACGGGACAAACTGGCGGGGCATTTCCACGACACGTATGGCCAGGCCGTGGCGAATATCTACGCCAGCCTGCTGGAAGGGATCAACGTGTTCGACAGCTCTATCGCGGGCCTTGGCGGCTGCCCTTATGCCAAGGGCGCCAGTGGTAACGTCGCCACCGAAGACGTGGTGTACCTGCTCAATGGCTTGGGCATCGAGACCGGTATCGACCTGGAGGCATTGATTGGCGCGGGCCAGCAAATCAGCAGCGTGCTGGGCCGGCCCAGCGGGTCACGCGTGGCCAAGGCGCGTAACGCCGGTTGA
- a CDS encoding MerR family DNA-binding transcriptional regulator, which translates to MSTTYSISDLARELDITTRAIRFYEEQGLLAPERRGQERIYSARDKVSLKLILRGKRIGFSLAECRELIELYDPTSGNHVQLNSMLGKIAERREQLEQQLLDIEQMKLELDTAEERCTQALAHTMSQVGH; encoded by the coding sequence ATGAGCACCACCTATAGCATCTCCGACCTCGCCCGCGAGCTCGACATCACCACCCGCGCCATTCGCTTCTATGAAGAACAAGGCCTGCTGGCCCCGGAACGCCGGGGCCAGGAGCGCATCTACTCGGCGCGGGACAAGGTCAGCCTCAAGCTGATCCTGCGCGGTAAACGCATCGGTTTTTCCCTGGCCGAATGCCGCGAACTCATCGAACTCTACGACCCCACCAGCGGCAACCATGTGCAACTCAACAGCATGCTGGGCAAGATCGCCGAGCGTCGCGAGCAGTTGGAACAGCAACTGCTGGACATCGAACAGATGAAGCTGGAGTTGGACACCGCCGAAGAGCGCTGCACCCAGGCCCTCGCCCACACCATGAGCCAGGTTGGCCATTGA
- a CDS encoding LysR family transcriptional regulator: MNLSKVDLNLFIVFDAIYTEANLTRAGQIVGITQPAVSNALARLRETFNDPLFVRTAQGMVPTPMAQNIIGPVRNALSLLRVSVQESRIFNPQQAAKTYRISMTDLTEAVILPLLFQRLRRLAPTVVIESFLSKRRETTKELAAGRLDFAVDAPLNTDPQVRHVKLMEDRYVCAMRKGHPLAGKDKLTLDDYLGLTHIHISSRRNGLGHVDLALGKMGLQRKIALRSQHYLMASQVLQQTDMVMTVPERFARRHELHWFNLPVNDVPPVETHLYWHESTDQDPANRWMREQMIELCQQVTAHEKKLDGKQA, translated from the coding sequence ATGAATCTGAGCAAGGTCGACCTCAACCTCTTTATCGTCTTCGACGCGATCTACACCGAAGCCAACCTGACCCGCGCCGGGCAGATTGTGGGCATCACTCAACCGGCGGTGTCCAACGCGCTGGCGCGTCTGCGCGAAACCTTCAACGATCCGCTGTTCGTGCGCACCGCCCAAGGCATGGTGCCGACGCCCATGGCGCAGAACATCATCGGCCCAGTGCGCAACGCGCTGTCGTTGCTGCGGGTGTCGGTGCAGGAAAGCCGCATTTTCAACCCGCAGCAGGCGGCCAAGACCTATCGCATCAGCATGACGGACCTTACCGAAGCGGTGATTTTGCCGCTGCTGTTCCAGCGCCTGCGCCGCCTCGCGCCCACGGTGGTGATCGAGAGTTTCCTGTCCAAACGCCGTGAAACCACCAAGGAACTCGCCGCCGGGCGCCTGGATTTTGCCGTAGATGCACCGCTCAACACCGACCCGCAGGTGCGCCACGTCAAACTGATGGAAGACCGATACGTGTGCGCGATGCGCAAGGGCCATCCGCTGGCGGGCAAGGACAAGCTGACGCTGGATGATTATCTCGGGCTGACCCACATTCACATCTCCAGCCGCCGCAACGGCCTGGGGCATGTCGACCTGGCCCTGGGCAAGATGGGCCTGCAACGCAAGATCGCCCTGCGCTCCCAGCATTACTTGATGGCCTCGCAGGTGCTGCAGCAGACCGACATGGTGATGACCGTGCCCGAACGTTTCGCGCGCCGCCACGAACTGCATTGGTTCAACCTGCCGGTGAACGACGTGCCGCCCGTGGAAACCCATTTGTACTGGCACGAAAGCACCGACCAGGACCCCGCGAACCGCTGGATGCGCGAGCAGATGATCGAGTTGTGCCAACAGGTCACGGCCCATGAAAAGAAGTTGGATGGCAAGCAGGCTTGA
- a CDS encoding exodeoxyribonuclease III, translating to MSTGCARPHQLAALIEKHQPDVIGLQETKVHDDQFPLAEVQALGYHVYYHGQKGHYGVALLSRKEALSVHKGFATDEEDAQRRFIWGSFADENGNPITIMNGYFPQGESRDHPTKFPAKQRFYEDLQQLLESQFSNEQPLVVMGDINISPEDIDIGIGADNAKRWLKTGKCSFLPEEREWMARLKNWGLVDSFRHLNPDVADRFSWFDYRSRGFEDEPKRGLRIDVILASNGLLPRVKDAGVDYELRGLEKPSDHAPIWLELS from the coding sequence ATATCAACGGGCTGCGCGCGCCCTCATCAGCTGGCGGCACTGATCGAGAAGCACCAACCGGATGTGATCGGCCTGCAGGAAACCAAGGTCCACGATGACCAGTTCCCGCTCGCCGAAGTACAAGCCCTGGGCTATCACGTGTACTACCACGGCCAGAAAGGCCACTACGGCGTAGCGCTGCTCTCGCGCAAAGAAGCCCTGAGCGTGCACAAAGGGTTTGCCACCGACGAAGAAGACGCCCAGCGCCGGTTTATCTGGGGCAGCTTCGCCGATGAAAACGGCAACCCGATTACCATCATGAACGGCTACTTCCCTCAGGGCGAAAGCCGCGACCACCCGACTAAGTTCCCGGCCAAGCAGCGCTTCTACGAGGACCTGCAGCAACTGCTGGAAAGCCAGTTCAGCAACGAGCAACCGCTGGTGGTGATGGGTGACATCAACATCTCCCCGGAAGATATCGACATCGGCATCGGTGCCGACAACGCCAAGCGCTGGCTAAAGACCGGCAAGTGCAGCTTCCTGCCGGAAGAGCGCGAGTGGATGGCCCGCCTGAAAAACTGGGGCCTGGTGGACAGCTTTCGCCACCTCAACCCGGACGTGGCCGACCGTTTCAGCTGGTTTGACTACCGCAGCCGTGGGTTTGAGGATGAACCCAAGCGCGGGCTGCGCATTGATGTGATCCTGGCGTCTAATGGCTTACTGCCACGAGTGAAGGATGCCGGAGTGGATTACGAGCTGCGCGGGCTGGAAAAGCCGTCAGACCATGCGCCGATCTGGCTAGAACTGAGCTGA